The following coding sequences are from one Gossypium raimondii isolate GPD5lz chromosome 4, ASM2569854v1, whole genome shotgun sequence window:
- the LOC105781063 gene encoding uncharacterized protein LOC105781063, with amino-acid sequence MENFNPIDGALSTRAGCRVVVAPIPVYFPLGNNRYFYVGELPPSRGTGVFIPNYINDGAEDGGHGNTTEPEIDEDEGVELIGMALYNYINAGVEDGGHGNTREPEIEEDEGAYLIGIELYNYINAGAEYGGHGNTMDPEVDEGEGEGEGAHVIGIEPFHLIHFNN; translated from the coding sequence ATGGAGAACTTCAACCCCATCGATGGAGCTCTTTCCACTCGTGCTGGCTGTAGAGTAGTGGTGGCTCCTATTCCTGTTTACTTTCCGTTAGGAAATAATAGGTACTTTTACGTCGGAGAGCTCCCTCCATCGCGAGGCACCGGAGTTTTCATCCCAAATTATATTAACGATGGAGCAGAGGATGGTGGCCATGGCAACACGACAGAGCCTGAAATAGACGAAGATGAAGGAGTTGAGCTCATCGGAATGGCGCTTTATAACTATATTAACGCAGGTGTAGAGGATGGCGGCCATGGAAACACGAGGGAGCCTGAAATAGAGGAAGATGAAGGAGCTTATCTCATCGGAATCGAGCTTTATAACTATATTAACGCTGGAGCGGAGTATGGTGGCCATGGCAACACGATGGATCCGGAAGTAGACGAAGGTGAAGGTGAAGGTGAAGGAGCTCATGTCATCGGAATCGAGCCCTTTCACCTTATTCACTTCAACAATTGA